The Drosophila innubila isolate TH190305 chromosome 3R unlocalized genomic scaffold, UK_Dinn_1.0 2_E_3R, whole genome shotgun sequence genome has a segment encoding these proteins:
- the LOC117789688 gene encoding metallothionein-3, which translates to MPCVGCEKECKCTAEKCADGCKCSSPGKCGCNPSNVTQPSGGGCCKKVEAAVVKTEKSCCKDTKKE; encoded by the exons atgcCTTGTGTTGGTTGTGAAAAGG AGTGCAAATGTACGGCTGAGAAATGTGCCGATGGTTGCAAGTGCAGTTCGCCCGGAAAATGTGGCTGTAATCCTTCAAATGTGACCCAGCCATCAGGTGGCGGCTGCTGCAAGAAAGTGGAAGCTGCTGTCGTGAAAACAGAGAAAAGCTGCTGTAAGGACACTAAGAAGGAATAA